Genomic segment of Dromiciops gliroides isolate mDroGli1 chromosome 3, mDroGli1.pri, whole genome shotgun sequence:
ccctcccctcctcccccaggagCAAGGCCCTAGGGTGCGCCCCCCACAAAGTCTCCGCCTTTCTCACTGGCGACAGTCAGAGTGGAGGGTCAAATAGGCATGGCAGGGCAAGCTCCAAGGGTTGAAGGGTCAGGGTTCAAGGGCCAGGCATCAGACCAAGGGCGAGTGGAATCCCAGCtgaggagggatgaaggaagggaaggagcctCGAGTCAAGGTGAATCCGGTCGGTGGCCGAAAATGAAGAAAGCCTCGGGTGGCGAGGAATCCGCTGGTTGATGGCCAAGGATGTAGAGAGGCTGACTCAGGTCAGAGACCCCTCGAGGAGGAAAGGAATCCTCAGGTCGGTGCAGGCCAAAAGAGTGGAGGGGTGCGTAGCGacctccccccagttttttgtCTCCAGAGAGAAGAGCCCCCTCCCTCTAAAAGAATTCACAGAGCAAGGAGGGAGGGCGAGTTCAGGGAGTCAGAGGACTGGTCGCTGCCGTTGCGCTGGGCACCGCCGCATGCGGAGACGTCCGGGCACGTGAGAACAAACGAGGTGGTATACGAAGGGTTAACGGGGTAGGGGTCGCCGAAGGCTGGGACCTCACTGTGTGTAAAGAGAGAAGCCGTCAGGTCTGGGGGCCCATCCTGGCCGGGCTGCTGGCTGGTCTGGAAGGGCAGGGGCGGCGGCGGCAGGAACCACCCGAACGCATCGTCCTTAGAGGGCGTGGGCCCAGGCAAAGCTCTCACCTCTGCCAGGGGGCCCCCCGGCCCGGGCCCCTCATCAAAAGGGATCTTGCAGCCTGGCTTATGGGCGGCCAGCACAAACTGCAGCCGTTCCTTCTCCTTCTGCAGTTCGGCGATTTCTGACTCCAGTTCGGCCTTCTCCTCTTCTAGCTGGTCGGTCTCCTGGTAGGTACCCCAAGGGGAGCAGGCagtgagaggagggaagagagagagagacagaaaagccAGGTCAGCAGCGGGGCTAGGCCATACCCCCTCTGGCTTCCGCTCTGCACGTGGAATCCCCAAACCCCAGTTCCAATCATGCCTCTACTCTTCGAGGGAAGATGAAGTTCCTCCCGGGGACCCTCAAGTTTC
This window contains:
- the FOSB gene encoding protein fosB isoform X2, with protein sequence MPGSFVPTVTAITTSQDLQWLVQPTLISSMAQSQGQQPPLGPQLPTVDPYDLPGTSYSSPGISGYGSGAGPSGTTSTGPPPSRPARARPRRPREETLTPEEEEKRRVRRERNKLAAAKCRNRRRELTDRLQAETDQLEEEKAELESEIAELQKEKERLQFVLAAHKPGCKIPFDEGPGPGGPLAEVRALPGPTPSKDDAFGWFLPPPPLPFQTSQQPGQDGPPDLTASLFTHSEVPAFGDPYPVNPSYTTSFVLTCPDVSACGGAQRNGSDQSSDSLNSPSLLAL